One genomic region from Marmota flaviventris isolate mMarFla1 chromosome 6, mMarFla1.hap1, whole genome shotgun sequence encodes:
- the Elovl2 gene encoding very long chain fatty acid elongase 2, with translation MFGPRDSRVRGWFMLDSYLPTFVLTVIYLLSIWLGNKYMKNRPAFSLRGILTLYNLGITLLSAYMLVELILSSWEGGYNLQCQDLTSAGEGDIRVAKVLWWYYFSKLVEFLDTIFFVLRKKTNQITFLHVYHHASMFNIWWCVLNWIPCGQSFFGPTLNSFIHILMYSYYGLSVFPSMHKYLWWKKYLTQAQLVQFLLTITHTLSAVVKPCGFPFGCLIFQSSYMMTLVVLFLNFYVQTYRKKPMKKDMQELPAGKVRNGFSKACFAEVNGVISKKAQ, from the exons ATGTTTGGGCCTCGAG ATTCCCGAGTCAGAGGGTGGTTCATGTTGGACTCATACCTGCCTACCTTTGTTCTTACTGTCATATATTTGCTTTCAATATGGCTGGGtaacaaatacatgaagaacAGACCTGCTTTTTCTCTCAGGGGAATCCTCACCTTGTATAATCTTGGAATCACACTTCTCTCCGCCTACATGTTAGTAGAG CTCATTCTCTCCAGTTGGGAAGGAGGCTACAACTTACAGTGTCAAGATCTCACCAGCGCTGGGGAAGGCGATATCAGG gtaGCCAAGGTGCTATGGTGGTACTACTTCTCCAAATTAGTAGAGTTCCTGGAcacaattttctttgttttgcgaAAAAAGACAAATCAGATCACTTTCCTTCATGTCTACCATCATGCCTCCATGTTTAACATCTGGTGGTGTGTCTTGAACTGGATACCCTGTGGACAGA GTTTCTTTGGACCAACACTGAACAGCTTTATCCACATTCTAATGTACTCCTATTATGGACTCTCTGTGTTTCCATCCATGCACAAGTACCTTTGGTGGAAGAAATACCTCACACAGGCTCAGCTG GTGCAGTTCCTGCTCACCATCACCCACACGCTGAGTGCCGTCGTGAAGCCCTGTGGCTTCCCCTTTGGTTGCCTCATCTTCCAGTCCTCCTATATGATGACACTAGTTGTCctgttcttaaatttttatgttcag ACATACCGAAAAAAGCCAATGAAAAAAGACATGCAAGAGCTGCCTGCAGGAAAAGTCAGAAATGGTTTTTCCAAAGCCTGCTTCGCTGAAGTGAATGGAGTGATAAGCAAGAAAGCCCAATGA